The genomic DNA ttacttGTCGATGGCATCTTTTAACTTCGATTTGGAAATATTCTGTGATATTTATTATTGCGGAAAGTTTGGCGATTTGATCGATTCACAAATTGCTCGAGTATTCCCGATCTCACAAAGGAGATCAGTTAGAAATTGGTCGATCTCAGAGTTTCTGTTTATTGCAGTCGGCTTGCTACAAGTAGACTAAGTTCCATTTATCATGCTTAAATGTGTATAAACAAGTTTaggttgttttttgtttttatttttcattgacATCGTGCCAGCTTTGCTTGAGGTGAAGAGACGCTGGTTTTCTTACTGGTATAATCTTCGTAATGGTTTTGGCTGTGGAGGTAAATGAAGTTATATTAGTGTTGAAATCGTCTCACTTCCATGCGAGCACGTGATATGAAAAACGTTAGTTTATTTTGACACGAGGtcgagttgttgttgttgttaagtcGAAACCGAGTCATAACCGATTTGAGTCAATAGTCGAGAGAAGTCGAGTCGAAAAGTCAAGAAAACGTGTACGGTTGAATATTCTAtattaaagtttatttttaaaggaaattgCGAGTCGAACATTCATTACATGGCGCCCAACGTGGGACAGCGAATAAACGACTGAACCAACCATGGCCGAAGAAAATGCGAAAGAAAATTTAGAACGACTGAAAGCGATCCGAGCCGCTCATCGAGGTGTAATAACAAAGAAAGTCCAGCAAGCAATTGAAGTACTGGGTGATGAAGGAGATGCGTTAACAGACGAGGACTTTCAACAACTGGACGTGATAAAGCGCCTACTCGATGGAAAATTGAAGAAACTAGAGGAGATAGACCAGAATGTACTGTCGCTTTGCACACTCGAAACCATTGAACATGAAATTGAAGAGTCCGACAAGGTTTCAGCGAAAGTGGTGGAATGTCAGAAGAAAATACAAGATGCGTTACAGAAACACAACGAAAGGATGAACAGTTTGAATACAACAGTTTCAAGTTCACCGCAACAAATGTTTAATCAGGGAATGTATTCTCACAATCCCTTCGGCGCTAGCCCGCCAtcagcaaatcaagtcaaagccAAACTTCCGAAGCTCACTTTACCAAAATTTCGGGGGGATTTCACCAACTGGATGAGTTTCTGGGACTCTTTCGAGTCTGCTCTGCACaaaaacccgagtatctcaaaGGTCGACAAGTTTAATTACTTGAATTCGTTGTTAGAAGGCGCAGCACGTCGCGCTGTACAAGGTCTAACTCTCACCGAAGCAAACTACGATTCAGCTGTCGAGATTCTTCGAGAAAGATATGGAAGGCCACAACAAATTATCTCAGCACATATGGACGAGCTCATCAAACTGCAGCCAAGCCATAACGATAGACCAGCGTCGCTAAGATATATTTACGATCGGATTAGTGTTCACGTGCGTGGTTTGGCTTCGTTAGGAATATCAACAGAGCAATATGGAAGTTTGTTGATCCCAGTAGTCATGTCCAAGCTGCCCAACGAAATTCGACTAGAAGTAGCTCGCAACTCAACCGATGAGATTTGGAAAATCGAAGACTTGCTTCAAACGATTAAGAAAGAAGTCGAAGCTCGAGAAACGAGCGAACATGTGAAAACAAGCGAAGGCTCGCGAAAACCTCCGCTTGGAAAACCACCAATTCCATCGGCAAACTCACTGGTCGCAAACAAATTCGGCGGGAATCCTGTGAAGTGCGTTTACTGCAAGGAATATCATTATTCCGCTTCCTGTGAAAGAGTTAAAGATCCAAATAAACGTAAGGAGATACTAGTCAAAGAACGTCGATGTTTAAATTGTTTGAGACCTGGACATGTTGTCAGCGTTTGCAAAAATACGAAGGTTTGTCGCCATTGTGGAGAATTACATCATCAATCGATTTGCCCATCTCTATCAAGTTCTCGCAGCGATGAAAGGCCGATTACTAGCCCACCTGAACAGGAAGTCAGCAATACAACGACAACCAACACAATTCGAAACAAGGGAACTGTTCTTTTACAAACAGCGAAAGCTATAGCCTTCAATGAAGACAACTCGAAATCAACATATGTGCGTATTTTATTTGATAATGGAAGCCAGCGTTCCTACGTGACAAGTAGTTTGAAGTCAAGATTGAATTTAAAGCCTATCAAAACCGAAACGCTGCACTTGAACACGTTTGGTGGCAGTACATTTCGAAAGCAAAGCTGTAAAGTTGTTAAACTCCGACTGAGGAAGAACGAAGGCGAGGAAGTCGAGGTAACCGCATTGAATTATCCAATTATCTGCTCTCCATTACCGTCGAAGGTTGAAGTGAACTATCCTCATTTGGAGGATCTACAATTGGCCGACAGTTTAAACGACAAGTGTGGAACCGTTGATGTTCTCATTGGCTCTGACTATTATTGGGAGAGAGTCAGTGGCGAAACCGTACGCGGAGATTGTGGTCCAACGGCAGTTTCAAGTAAATTTGGATGGCTTTTGTCTGGCCCGTTGCGTGACTCCGTGACATCAGATACTGTCACGTCTAACTTGATTATTTCAGGAGATTGCCCTTTCGCTTCGCGCGAAAACGATGAACTGATAAGGAACCTTGAGAGATTCTGGGAAACTGAGTCTATTGGAATTCgagaaacgaaagaagacaTTTCCCCCCCAAAGGAAGATTTTGTCAGTGTAAGGCACAATGGAGAGAGATAC from Montipora capricornis isolate CH-2021 chromosome 2, ASM3666992v2, whole genome shotgun sequence includes the following:
- the LOC138038265 gene encoding uncharacterized protein — translated: MAEENAKENLERLKAIRAAHRGVITKKVQQAIEVLGDEGDALTDEDFQQLDVIKRLLDGKLKKLEEIDQNVLSLCTLETIEHEIEESDKVSAKVVECQKKIQDALQKHNERMNSLNTTVSSSPQQMFNQGMYSHNPFGASPPSANQVKAKLPKLTLPKFRGDFTNWMSFWDSFESALHKNPSISKVDKFNYLNSLLEGAARRAVQGLTLTEANYDSAVEILRERYGRPQQIISAHMDELIKLQPSHNDRPASLRYIYDRISVHVRGLASLGISTEQYGSLLIPVVMSKLPNEIRLEVARNSTDEIWKIEDLLQTIKKEVEARETSEHVKTSEGSRKPPLGKPPIPSANSLVANKFGGNPVKCVYCKEYHYSASCERVKDPNKRKEILVKERRCLNCLRPGHVVSVCKNTKVCRHCGELHHQSICPSLSSSRSDERPITSPPEQEVSNTTTTNTIRNKGTVLLQTAKAIAFNEDNSKSTYVRILFDNGSQRSYVTSSLKSRLNLKPIKTETLHLNTFGGSTFRKQSCKVVKLRLRKNEGEEVEVTALNYPIICSPLPSKVEVNYPHLEDLQLADSLNDKCGTVDVLIGSDYYWERVSGETVRGDCGPTAVSSKFGWLLSGPLRDSVTSDTVTSNLIISGDCPFASRENDELIRNLERFWETESIGIRETKEDISPPKEDFVSVRHNGERYEIELPWKNDCLPIPDNYNLCYNRLKSMHYKLNKTPEVLKEYDDIIQEQLRSGIIEKLPNPEVETRNKEGVHYLPHHAVIRQNRETTKLRIVYDGSAKSAGQERSLNDCLPVGPNYIPQLVDVLARFRWNRVAISADIEKAFLMISVQESHRP